From one Coffea eugenioides isolate CCC68of chromosome 11, Ceug_1.0, whole genome shotgun sequence genomic stretch:
- the LOC113753273 gene encoding uncharacterized protein LOC113753273, with protein MAEEIVNSLVASEISESDDISSHKSSISKPSSPDNAGSILPSINRTSPDSCPDFNDSRRNSTGKRSNTKVVPHYLRASTGSCHDFCKYGHKHAFEEKEMHPFRKGIIRTPIEKQNSALTASLVERKKVTVMRRMVSPGMKFHSSRHGSSPGPINLADRPTMIKQLPAKKVEVSPKCDPLPQHKESKSEKRMNNFSSKHPPLQPPPTKQFSSLRTLKSAKQVVKDEKPMSNFSLQSSPSVGPRPSAKNAEKAEKLRNNLSEKSSPSVGEQQPVSKSSSCFHPPASVKGRDKRKDDMKASRNLVVTKVSAKKVFAAPTALLSPKPSMNINVAMKAKKNRTLKVVCPLKDQNRVQGEEMEKNNDEIVSEKTLHVIVEEKKNHMAEFTENSDVVPSFALQSVPSPKSLSRSPSPSLSSHERRGGVDGGCSGDGDGTGDSESLSSHERRGENDDGDGDGDSVEEEEEGGGGEFGTYDDDDDEGEDVEEGNGYACETTGKFCNKNDMAKHNGGEAGEGNLRKTLRKGVVFSESKDPRPVKLKFKRGKVVDLQSENNGGPRRLRFRRPRVMEEKHDVKGELRRRNFKKKEPDGDGNGSKPRNENVVLKHQDMQGRKDAQGLFNNVIEETANKLVESRKSKVKALVGAFETVISLQDTKPSPQTVS; from the coding sequence atGGCTGAGGAGATTGTCAATTCACTGGTTGCCTCTGAAATAAGTGAATCAGATGACATTAGTTCACACAAAAGCTCCATAAGTAAACCAAGTTCACCAGATAATGCAGGCAGCATTCTTCCCAGCATTAACAGAACATCTCCTGATTCATGCCCTGATTTCaatgattcaagaagaaattcTACTGGAAAACGAAGCAATACAAAAGTTGTTCCACATTATCTCAGAGCTTCAACAGGTTCTTGTCATGATTTCTGTAAATATGGCCACAAACATGCTTTTGAAGAGAAGGAAATGCATCCTTTTCGGAAAGGAATTATAAGAACTCCAATTGAAAAGCAGAATTCTGCACTTACTGCATCTTTGGTGGAGAGAAAGAAGGTGACTGTAATGAGGAGAATGGTTTCCCCTGGCATGAAATTCCATTCTTCAAGACACGGATCTTCACCTGGTCCAATCAACTTGGCAGATCGTCCTACAATGATCAAGCAGCTACCGGCTAAGAAAGTTGAAGTGTCTCCAAAATGTGACCCATTACCTCAACACAAGGAGTCAAAATCTGAGAAGAGGATGAACAATTTTTCCAGCAAGCATCCTCCTTTGCAGCCTCCCCCAACTAAACAATTCTCTTCTCTTCGGACACTAAAATCTGCTAAACAGGTGGTAAAAGATGAAAAGCCTATGAGTAACTTTTCACTGCAGTCATCTCCTTCTGTGGGGCCACGGCCATCTGCTAAGAATGCAGAAAAAGCTGAAAAGTTGAGGAATAATTTGTCAGAGAAATCTTCACCTTCTGTAGGGGAACAGCAACCAGtatcaaaatcatcttcatgTTTTCACCCTCCAGCGAGTGTCAAAGGGAgagacaaaagaaaagatgatatGAAGGCAAGCAGAAACCTGGTGGTAACAAAAGTATCTGCAAAGAAAGTATTTGCAGCCCCCACTGCTTTGTTATCTCCTAAGCCTTCCATGAATATAAATGTAGCCATGAAAGCAAAGAAAAATAGAACTTTAAAAGTAGTCTGTCCTCTGAAGGATCAAAACAGGGTACAGGGGGAGGAGATGGAAAAGAACAATGATGAGATTGTCTCTGAGAAGACTTTGCATGTTATTgtggaagaaaaaaagaatcacATGGCAGAATTCACTGAAAACAGTGATGTAGTACCATCATTTGCACTCCAGTCAGTTCCATCACCCAAGTCTCTGTCTCGATCCCCATCTCCATCTTTGTCATCTCATGAAAGAAGAGGAGGTGTTGATGGTGGTTGTAGTGGCGATGGTGATGGTACTGGTGATAGTGAATCTTTGTCATCTCATGAAAGAAGAGGAGAAAATGATGATGGTGATGGTGATGGTGACAgtgttgaagaagaagaagaaggaggaggaggagaattTGGAActtatgatgatgatgatgatgaagggGAGGACGTAGAGGAAGGAAATGGATATGCATGTGAAACAACTGGGAAGTTCTGTAACAAAAATGATATGGCAAAGCATAATGGAGGAGAAGCTGGAGAAGGAAATCTTAGGAAGACTCTGAGGAAAGGTGTTGTGTTTTCAGAATCTAAAGATCCTAGACCAGTGAAACTAAAGTTTAAGAGAGGTAAGGTTGTGGATCTTCAATCTGAAAATAATGGTGGTCCCAGGAGGCTGCGATTTCGCCGCCCGAGAGTAATGGAAGAAAAACATGATGTGAAGGGTGAACTGCGGAGGAGgaatttcaagaagaaagaaCCTGATGGTGATGGAAATGGTAGTAAACCCAGAAATGAAAACGTTGTTTTGAAGCACCAAGATATGCAGGGGAGGAAAGATGCTCAAGGTTTGTTCAATAATGTTATTGAAGAAACAGCTAACAAGCTTGTTGAGAGCAGGAAAAGTAAAGTTAAAGCCTTGGTTGGTGCTTTTGAAACGGTTATCTCTTTGCAAGATACTAAACCTTCCCCGCAAACCGTCAGTTGA
- the LOC113752967 gene encoding uncharacterized protein LOC113752967 isoform X2: MVAGINLTSPKSTLLPNHSSLGESNATTAFLVASGKAIGSSSSTSGSSGGRFYFNITGFPFPLGPFLNRRTIRTEAVKDSIWLFEQEQALGFSSVSTNIRMTVIKLKSGGLWVHAPIAPTKECIELVKELGAPVEYIVLPTFAYEHKIFVGPFSRKFPRAQVWVAPRQWSWPLNLPLEFFGIFRAKTLKDDDTSTPWADEIEQKVLSCPEVGIGPYVEVAFYHKRSRTLLVTDAVIFVPRQPPECISKESLLASAKNGLAVKVLSKGKEVPNEPVVDDNKNRQKGWERMVLQILFLGPSNLLEPNASFAQMSQKLIVSPIVKTLVFSKVPEKVRDWIDSIVRDWRFKRIIPAHFAAPINASRSDFLAAFAFLDDLLGEQYVTRPSLSLLFTSLLGKAASYFPPDDMRTLSSLDEFLVSVGVVKKTVSGRKRR, encoded by the exons atggtGGCAGGCATCAATTTGACCTCGCCGAAGTCCACTTTATTGCCAAATCATTCGTCTTTAGGAGAATCAAACGCTACTACTGCTTTCCTTG TTGCTTCCGGAAAAGCCAtcggcagcagcagcagcacgAGTGGTAGCAGTGGCGGAAGGTTCTACTTCAATATCACTGGGTTTCCTTTCCCTCTTGGTCCTTTCCTGAACAGGCGGACAATCAGAACTGAG GCCGTAAAAGACTCCATATGGCTATTCGAACAAGAGCAAGCACTGGGTTTCAGCAGCGTCTCGACAAACATCAGGATGACTGTGATCAAACTTAAGTCTGGCGGGTTGTGGGTTCATGCACCAATTGCTCCAACCAAGGAATGCATCGAG CTTGTGAAAGAGTTAGGAGCTCCAGTGGAATATATTGTTCTGCCTACATTTGCATACGAGCATAAAATATTTGTCGGTCCATTTTCCAGAAAATTCCCTCGGGCTCAGGTTTGGGTGGCACCAAGGCAGTGGAGTTGGCCTTTGAACTTGCCACTTGAATTCTTCGGAATTTTTCGAGCCAAAACATTGAAAGATGACGACACATCAACACCATGGGCTGATGAAATTGAACAGAAAGTTCTCAGCTGTCCTGAAGTTG GAATTGGACCATACGTGGAGGTGGCATTCTATCACAAACGTTCAAGGACACTACTAGTAACAGATGCTGTAATATTTGTCCCCAGGCAACCTCCAGAGTGTATTAGCAAAGAGTCCTTGTTAGCGTCTGCGAAAAATGGTCTGGCTGTTAAAGTCCTTAGCAAGGGAAAGGAAGTACCTAATGAACCAGTAGTTGATGACAACAAGAACCGACAAAAAG GATGGGAAAGAATGGTTCTccaaattttgtttcttggtCCTTCTAACCTTTTGGAGCCCAATGCTAGCTTTGCACAAATGTCACAAAAGTTGATTGTTTCGCCCATTGTGAAGACATTAGTCTTCAGTAAGGTTCCTGAAAAG GTCAGAGATTGGATTGATAGCATAGTCCGTGATTGGAGGTTCAAGAGAATAATCCCTGCTCACTTCGCTGCTCCAATAAATGCAAGCAGGTCAGATTTCTTGGCGGCATTTGCGTTTTTGGATGACCTATTGGGCGAGCAGTATGTTACTCGACCTTCTCTCTCCCTTCTATTCACATCACTCCTGGGAAAGGCTGCAAGTTACTTTCCTCCTGATGACATGAGGACTTTGTCTTCCCTGGATGAGTTCCTAGTCTCAGTGGGAGTGGTGAAGAAGACAGTCTCTGGTCGGAAAAGAAGATGA
- the LOC113752967 gene encoding uncharacterized protein LOC113752967 isoform X1: MVAGINLTSPKSTLLPNHSSLGESNATTAFLGGSPLNGLSFQLKPKVIKNVNLIVASGKAIGSSSSTSGSSGGRFYFNITGFPFPLGPFLNRRTIRTEAVKDSIWLFEQEQALGFSSVSTNIRMTVIKLKSGGLWVHAPIAPTKECIELVKELGAPVEYIVLPTFAYEHKIFVGPFSRKFPRAQVWVAPRQWSWPLNLPLEFFGIFRAKTLKDDDTSTPWADEIEQKVLSCPEVGIGPYVEVAFYHKRSRTLLVTDAVIFVPRQPPECISKESLLASAKNGLAVKVLSKGKEVPNEPVVDDNKNRQKGWERMVLQILFLGPSNLLEPNASFAQMSQKLIVSPIVKTLVFSKVPEKVRDWIDSIVRDWRFKRIIPAHFAAPINASRSDFLAAFAFLDDLLGEQYVTRPSLSLLFTSLLGKAASYFPPDDMRTLSSLDEFLVSVGVVKKTVSGRKRR, from the exons atggtGGCAGGCATCAATTTGACCTCGCCGAAGTCCACTTTATTGCCAAATCATTCGTCTTTAGGAGAATCAAACGCTACTACTGCTTTCCTTGGTGGGTCACCTTTAAATGGtttatcttttcaattaaaACCCAAAGTAATCAAGAATGTCAATTTGATAGTTGCTTCCGGAAAAGCCAtcggcagcagcagcagcacgAGTGGTAGCAGTGGCGGAAGGTTCTACTTCAATATCACTGGGTTTCCTTTCCCTCTTGGTCCTTTCCTGAACAGGCGGACAATCAGAACTGAG GCCGTAAAAGACTCCATATGGCTATTCGAACAAGAGCAAGCACTGGGTTTCAGCAGCGTCTCGACAAACATCAGGATGACTGTGATCAAACTTAAGTCTGGCGGGTTGTGGGTTCATGCACCAATTGCTCCAACCAAGGAATGCATCGAG CTTGTGAAAGAGTTAGGAGCTCCAGTGGAATATATTGTTCTGCCTACATTTGCATACGAGCATAAAATATTTGTCGGTCCATTTTCCAGAAAATTCCCTCGGGCTCAGGTTTGGGTGGCACCAAGGCAGTGGAGTTGGCCTTTGAACTTGCCACTTGAATTCTTCGGAATTTTTCGAGCCAAAACATTGAAAGATGACGACACATCAACACCATGGGCTGATGAAATTGAACAGAAAGTTCTCAGCTGTCCTGAAGTTG GAATTGGACCATACGTGGAGGTGGCATTCTATCACAAACGTTCAAGGACACTACTAGTAACAGATGCTGTAATATTTGTCCCCAGGCAACCTCCAGAGTGTATTAGCAAAGAGTCCTTGTTAGCGTCTGCGAAAAATGGTCTGGCTGTTAAAGTCCTTAGCAAGGGAAAGGAAGTACCTAATGAACCAGTAGTTGATGACAACAAGAACCGACAAAAAG GATGGGAAAGAATGGTTCTccaaattttgtttcttggtCCTTCTAACCTTTTGGAGCCCAATGCTAGCTTTGCACAAATGTCACAAAAGTTGATTGTTTCGCCCATTGTGAAGACATTAGTCTTCAGTAAGGTTCCTGAAAAG GTCAGAGATTGGATTGATAGCATAGTCCGTGATTGGAGGTTCAAGAGAATAATCCCTGCTCACTTCGCTGCTCCAATAAATGCAAGCAGGTCAGATTTCTTGGCGGCATTTGCGTTTTTGGATGACCTATTGGGCGAGCAGTATGTTACTCGACCTTCTCTCTCCCTTCTATTCACATCACTCCTGGGAAAGGCTGCAAGTTACTTTCCTCCTGATGACATGAGGACTTTGTCTTCCCTGGATGAGTTCCTAGTCTCAGTGGGAGTGGTGAAGAAGACAGTCTCTGGTCGGAAAAGAAGATGA
- the LOC113752969 gene encoding uncharacterized protein LOC113752969 — protein MWNFASNCLAGRTKKDILRPAQDVMDSSDDDASSITSGEEGLECPICWESFNIVENVPYVLWCGHTLCKNCILGLQWAVVKFPPLPIQLPLFISCPWCNLLSLRLVYKGNLRFPRKNFFLLWMLESMNGDRVKSRSAFCGDQQQAWSSGGKATGNSSIRRAHYMHNSESSGTNHSNTRTNSYIAAERLCASLKKSLVFFVHLTAKFPLVVIFLLITLYAIPASAAILALYVLITVLFALPSFLILYFAYPSLDWLVREIIT, from the coding sequence ATGTGGAACTTTGCATCCAATTGTCTAGCTGGTAGGACTAAGAAAGATATCCTGAGGCCAGCTCAGGATGTAATGGATTCCTCAGATGATGACGCTTCTTCCATTACCAGCGGAGAGGAGGGATTGGAGTGCCCTATATGCTGGGAATCCTTCAATATAGTGGAAAATGTACCTTATGTCCTGTGGTGTGGCCATACACTTTGTAAAAACTGCATCCTAGGTCTACAATGGGCTGTTGTGAAATTCCCCCCTTTACCGATCCAGCTTCCTCTTTTTATATCATGCCCCTGGTGCAATCTCTTATCGCTTCGACTAGTTTACAAGGGAAACCTTAGGTTTCCTCGGAAAAACTTCTTTCTTCTCTGGATGCTTGAGAGTATGAATGGTGACCGAGTAAAGTCACGTTCTGCCTTTTGTGGGGATCAGCAGCAGGCATGGTCATCCGGTGGGAAAGCAACGGGAAACTCTAGCATCCGGAGGGCACATTACATGCATAACTCGGAGTCGTCAGGAACAAATCATAGTAATACTCGCACTAACAGTTATATTGCTGCAGAGAGATTGTGTGCTTCATTGAAGAAGTCCTTGGTCTTCTTTGTTCATTTGACAGCCAAGTTTCCGCTGGTGGTCATCTTTCTTCTTATAACGTTATATGCAATACCTGCCAGTGCTGCCATCTTGGCCTTGTACGTACTCATTACTGTTCTGTTCGCTCTTCCATCCTTTCTGATCCTGTACTTTGCGTACCCAAGTTTGGATTGGCTGGTTCGGGAAATTATCACTTGA
- the LOC113753992 gene encoding cyclic nucleotide-gated ion channel 2-like, whose translation MPSSPDLHYSIPRWFGIFRRRSVQPDNGEDADDYNNPFSNSGECYACTQVGVPVFHSTSCDKAHQPQWEASAGSSLIPIRNRPGQLSTQKCSIPISRGRVLDPRSKSVQSWNRAFLLARGMALAVDPLFFYALSVSTGGWPCLYMDGGLAVVVTVLRTCVDAVHLCHLWLQFRLAYVSRESLVVGCGKLVWDARAIAFHYLRSLKGFWFDAFVILPIPQAVFWLLVPRLIRDEQIKLIMTILLLIFLFQFLPKVYHSISLMRRMQKVTGYVFGSIWWGFGLNLIAYFIASHVAGGCWYILAVQRVVSCLRQQCDGKSTCNFSLTCSNGVCYQFPLPAGTLGSPCGGNSTTTVGKSLCLDVNGPFRYGIYKWALPVVSSKSVSVKLLYPIFWGLMSLSTFGNDLEPTSHWLEVIFSICIVLSGLMLFTLLIGNIQVFLHAVMVRKRKMQLRCRDLEWWMKRRQLPFQLRQRVRHYERQRWRAMGGEDEMELIKDLPEGLRRDIKRFLCLDLIKKGPLFHSLDDLILDNICDRVHPLVFSRDEKITREGDPVQRIVFIVRGRVKSHQGLSKGMVATSILEPGGFLGDELLSWCLRRPFIERLPASSATFTCLESTEAFALYAHDLRYITDHFRYKFNNERLKRTARYYSSNWRTWAAVNIQLAWRRHRTRTRPPLNHVMENGDADTRLRQYAAVFMSIRPHDHLE comes from the exons ATGCCTTCTAGTCCAGACCTCCACTACTCCATCCCAAG GTGGTTTGGAATATTCAGGCGACGATCAGTTCAACCCGACAACGGCGAAGACGCCGATGACTACAACAACCCCTTCTCAAACTCAGGGGAATGCTACGCCTGTACTCAGGTAGGCGTCCCCGTTTTCCACTCCACCAGCTGTGACAAGGCCCACCAGCCCCAGTGGGAGGCCTCTGCCGGTTCCTCGCTAATCCCTATCCGGAACCGCCCCGGCCAGTTATCCACCCAGAAGTGCTCCATCCCCATCTCCCGCGGACGTGTCTTGGACCCTCGGAGCAAGAGCGTGCAAAGTTGGAACCGGGCTTTCTTGCTGGCACGTGGCATGGCCTTGGCCGTCGACCCCCTTTTCTTTTATGCCTTATCCGTCAGCACCGGTGGTTGGCCGTGCCTGTACATGGACGGCGGGTTGGCGGTAGTTGTCACCGTTCTTCGGACTTGCGTGGACGCTGTTCACCTCTGTCACCTGTGGCTCCAGTTTCGGTTGGCCTACGTGTCCCGAGAGTCTCTCGTGGTAGGATGTGGGAAACTCGTGTGGGACGCTCGTGCAATTGCCTTCCACTACCTTCGCTCCCTCAAAGGCTTCTGGTTCGATGCTTTCGTAATTCTCCCTATTCCCCAG GCGGTGTTTTGGTTACTGGTGCCGCGATTGATAAGGGATGAGCAGATAAAACTGATAATGACAATTTTACTACTGATTTTCTTGTTCCAGTTCCTCCCCAAGGTCTATCACAGCATAAGCCTGATGAGAAGAATGCAAAAGGTTACTGGTTATGTCTTTGGCTCCATCTGGTGGGGTTTTGGCCTTAATCTCATAGCCTACTTCATAGCTTCTCAT GTTGCTGGCGGCTGTTGGTACATTCTTGCAGTACAACGTGTTGTTTCATGCCTCAGGCAGCAGTGTGACGGAAAAAGCACGTGTAATTTCTCTCTAACCTGCTCGAATGGCGTCTGCTACCAGTTTCCACTACCAGCAGGCACTTTGGGAAGCCCCTGTGGCGGTAACTCAACAACAACAGTCGGAAAGTCTTTGTGCCTAGACGTTAATGGACCATTCAGATATGGAATATACAAATGGGCTCTTCCAGTCGTTTCTAGCAAGTCTGTCTCTGTTAAGCTACTTTATCCAATCTTCTGGGGATTGATGAGCCTGAG CACATTTGGGAACGACCTAGAACCAACGAGTCACTGGCTGGAAGTGATCTTCAGTATATGCATAGTACTGAGTGGCTTGATGCTTTTCACTCTTCTGATTGGAAATATTCAG GTCTTTCTACATGCGGTCATGGTAAGGAAGAGGAAGATGCAGTTGAGATGCCGAGATTTGGAGTGGTGGATGAAGCGAAGGCAATTGCCATTTCAACTGAGGCAGAGAGTTCGTCACTATGAACGCCAGAGGTGGAGAGCCATGGGTGGAGAAGATGAAATGGAGCTAATTAAGGATCTACCAGAAGGATTAAGAAGGGACATTAAGCGCTTTCTCTGTCTTGACTTAATAAAGAAG GGTCCTCTGTTCCACAGTCTGGATGATCTCATCCTTGACAACATCTGTGACCGCGTTCATCCCCTCGTCTTCTCCAGAGATGAAAAG ATAACAAGGGAAGGAGACCCTGTGCAGCGAATCGTATTCATTGTTCGCGGACGCGTGAAGAGTCATCAAGGACTCAGTAAAGGGATGGTAGCCACAAGCATACTCGAACCAGGGGGCTTCTTGGGGGATGAACTTCTTTCATGGTGCCTGCGCCGCCCTTTCATAGAAAGACTTCCAGCTTCCTCTGCAACGTTCACCTGTCTTGAATCAACAGAAGCATTTGCTCTTTATGCGCACGATCTGCGGTACATAACCGATCACTTCCGTTACAAATTCAACAACGAACGACTTAAACGAACAGCTCGATATTATTCCTCCAATTGGAGGACCTGGGCTGCTGTGAATATACAGCTTGCTTGGCGACGTCACAGGACAAGAACAAGGCCTCCACTGAACCATGTGATGGAAAATGGAGATGCTGATACTCGCCTGAGACAGTATGCTGCAGTGTTCATGTCAATCAGACCACACGATCATCTTGAATAA
- the LOC113754077 gene encoding cyclic nucleotide-gated ion channel 2-like: MWIAKQFQRLNPCSSDLEVDDSIYPYACYACTQVGVPVFHSTTCDPDHQPEWEASAGSSLLPINYRKSRTGDNPSPPGLLPGRVLDPRSARVQRWNRIILLARAVALAVDPLFFFAMSIRVRGGGGAADNQPCIYMDGGVATIVSAIRTCVDLVHTCHFWLQFRLAYVSKESLVVGCGKLVWDPRAIASRYLMSPAGFWLDVFVMLPIPQAVYLLVVPKLLEADRIQLTLSILQIIFLMQFLPKVYHSFSLMRRMRKVTGYIFGTIWWGFGLNLIAYFLASHVSGGYWYILAIQRIASCLAQQCDRSKASCNQKLSCAMEVCYWASRRTCAVGNSTTTHKPLCLDDAGPFHYGLYKFALPLFSKNSVMSKILYSNLWGLMALSTMGNNLEPTCRCLEAIFTIFMVLGGLMLFTLLIANIQVFLHAIMVRRKEMQLRYRGIEWWMRHRQLPSNLKCRVRRYENQRWKLAGGQDEMEFIKDLPEGLRRDIKHYLCLGLIKKVPLLCNLDDLILDNICDRVKPLVYSKDEKIIREGDPVQRMIFIVDGRIRRSQSLGKGVVANSMLEAGSFLGDELLSWCLRRPVVDRLPASSATFTCIEPAEAYALDADDFRYITNHFRFHFANKNLKQTARYYSSNWRTWAAVNIQIAWRHYKTRARGSTNQLMLENGGNDSQRRLRHCAAFFMSLRPHDHLD; the protein is encoded by the exons AT GTGGATTGCAAAGCAGTTCCAGCGACTCAATCCTTGCAGCTCCGACTTGGAAGTTGACGACAGCATTTATCCGTACGCATGCTATGCCTGCACCCAAGTAGGTGTCCCGGTTTTCCACTCGACTACATGCGATCCGGATCACCAACCCGAATGGGAGGCCTCCGCCGGTTCATCTCTACTCCCCATCAACTACCGCAAATCGAGGACGGGGGACAACCCGAGTCCACCGGGGCTATTACCGGGCCGAGTTTTGGACCCGCGTAGCGCCAGGGTGCAGAGGTGGAACCGGATCATATTACTGGCTCGTGCCGTGGCATTGGCCGTtgatcctcttttcttttttgcaatGTCTATCCGGGTCCggggtggtggtggtgctgCCGATAATCAGCCGTGCATTTACATGGACGGTGGGGTCGCCACGATTGTCTCCGCGATTCGCACGTGCGTTGACCTGGTGCACACCTGTCACTTCTGGCTTCAGTTTCGGTTGGCTTACGTGTCCAAAGAGTCGCTGGTGGTTGGTTGCGGAAAACTAGTATGGGACCCACGTGCCATCGCTTCTCGCTACCTCATGTCCCCCGCCGGATTCTGGCTGGATGTTTTTGTCATGTTGCCAATTCCGCAG GCAGTCTATCTCCTGGTCGTGCCGAAATTACTGGAGGCTGATAGAATACAGTTGACTCTGTCAATACTACAAATTATCTTCTTGATGCAGTTTCTTCCAAAGGTATACCACAGTTTTAGTCTGATGAGAAGAATGCGAAAAGTTACTGGCTACATCTTTGGCACCATTTGGTGGGGTTTTGGCCTTAATCTCATAGCATACTTCCTTGCTTCTCAT GTATCAGGTGGATACTGGTATATCCTTGCTATACAACGCATTGCATCTTGCCTTGCACAACAGTGTGACAGGAGTAAGGCCTCCTGCAATCAAAAATTGTCTTGTGCAATGGAGGTCTGTTATTGGGCATCTAGACGTACATGTGCTGTCGGTAACTCAACAACAACTCATAAACCATTGTGCTTGGATGATGCCGGACCCTTTCATTATGGGCTCTATAAATTTGCTCTTCCActcttttccaaaaattctgTTATGTCTAAGATCCTCTATTCCAATCTTTGGGGTCTAATGGCTCTGAG CACAATGGGCAACAATCTTGAACCCACATGCAGATGTTTGGAAGCGATCTTCACCATATTTATGGTGCTTGGGGGATTAATGCTCTTTACTTTGTTGATCGCGAACATCCAG GTATTTTTGCATGCTATAATGGTAAGGAGAAAAGAAATGCAGCTCAGATACCGAGGCATTGAGTGGTGGATGAGGCACAGACAACTACCATCTAATCTGAAGTGCAGAGTACGTCGATATGAAAATCAGAGATGGAAGCTGGCGGGAGGGCAGGATGAGATGGAATTTATCAAAGACTTGCCAGAAGGCTTAAGAAGAGATATTAAGCATTATCTTTGCTTAGGTCTCATAAAAAAG GTTCCTCTGTTATGCAATCTGGATGATCTTATCCTGGACAACATTTGCGATCGTGTCAAGCCACTTGTCTACTCCAAAGATGAAAAG ATTATTAGGGAAGGAGATCCAGTGCAGAGGATGATTTTCATTGTAGACGGACGCATCAGAAGGAGCCAAAGCCTTGGCAAAGGCGTGGTAGCCAATAGCATGTTGGAAGCCGGAAGCTTTCTAGGCGATGAGCTGCTGTCATGGTGTCTTCGACGCCCAGTTGTTGATAGACTCCCGGCTTCATCTGCTACATTTACTTGTATCGAACCTGCAGAAGCATATGCTCTTGATGCTGATGATTTTCGATATATCACCAATCATTTCCGGTTCCATTTTGCTAATAAGAACCTTAAGCAAACGGCAAGATATTACTCATCAAACTGGAGGACTTGGGCTGCTGTGAATATACAAATTGCTTGGAGACATTACAAGACCAGGGCTAGGGGTTCAACGAATCAATTGATGTTGGAAAACGGAGGCAATGACAGCCAGCGACGGCTCCGGCATTGCGCAGCATTCTTCATGTCACTTAGGCCTCATGATCACCTGGACTAA